The following proteins come from a genomic window of Chryseobacterium glaciei:
- the rsfS gene encoding ribosome silencing factor encodes MNKTAEKQALIDKIVEAIQDVKGEDIMIFDLSKIENSVAETFIICSGNSNTQVSALAGSVEKKVRNDLQDRPWHVEGTENSMWVLVDYVTVVVHIFQKETREYYDIEELWGDAAITKIEYEY; translated from the coding sequence ATGAATAAAACAGCAGAAAAGCAGGCACTAATAGATAAAATTGTTGAAGCCATCCAAGACGTAAAGGGTGAAGATATCATGATTTTTGATCTTTCAAAAATTGAGAACTCTGTAGCAGAGACTTTTATAATTTGTAGCGGAAACTCAAACACACAGGTATCTGCATTGGCAGGAAGTGTTGAGAAAAAAGTGAGAAACGATCTTCAGGATAGGCCTTGGCATGTAGAAGGTACCGAAAACTCTATGTGGGTTTTGGTAGATTACGTTACCGTAGTGGTTCATATTTTCCAGAAAGAAACTCGTGAGTATTATGACATTGAGGAACTTTGGGGAGATGCCGCAATCACAAAAATTGAATATGAATATTAA
- the ftsH gene encoding ATP-dependent zinc metalloprotease FtsH translates to MNNKGFNWFFPIAIIALLLFFGSNFLGGDSAKSIDEDGFFRELQTGKVQNIIIYKDTEKADIFLTKAAKTAMVSKEAKDNNPLSGFEMAPKADYSVKYGDLQLFLQKFEQVKATNPAIKTTKDYGAGKNPFMDILFSALIWIAILGLFYFLLFRKMGGGGGPGGQIFSIGKSKAKLFDEKERIQVTFKDVAGLEGAKEEVQEVVDFLKNSEKYTKLGGKIPKGVLLVGPPGTGKTLLAKAVAGEAKVPFFSLSGSDFVEMFVGVGASRVRDLFAQAKAKSPAIIFIDEIDAIGRARGKNNFSGGNDERENTLNQLLTEMDGFGTDVNVIVMAATNRADILDKALMRAGRFDRSIYVDLPELHERREIFDVHLLKIKLDDTVDRDFLAKQTPGFSGADIANVCNEAALIAARNSHTSVTKQDFLDAVDRIIGGLEKKNMAIKPSEKKRVAYHEAGHATISWLVEHAAPLLKVTIVPRGRSLGAAWYLPEERQLTTTEQMLDELCATLGGRAAEQVIFNNISTGALSDLESVTKRAQAMVTVYGLSPNIGNISYYDSLGQSEYNFGKPYSEETANKIDVEIKSIIENQYQRAVQILTENKDKLDALANKLLEKEVIFREDLEDIFGKRAWDPELTERPVTSTIAAAKEPNEEIIIKDKEEGSEIQAPESPTQL, encoded by the coding sequence ATGAACAATAAAGGATTTAACTGGTTTTTTCCGATTGCGATCATAGCTCTTTTGTTATTCTTCGGTTCCAATTTTTTAGGAGGCGATAGTGCAAAATCTATTGATGAAGATGGTTTCTTCAGAGAATTGCAGACGGGGAAAGTTCAGAACATTATTATATACAAAGACACCGAAAAGGCTGATATTTTCTTAACTAAAGCTGCAAAAACAGCAATGGTAAGTAAAGAAGCCAAAGACAACAATCCGTTATCAGGTTTTGAGATGGCTCCAAAAGCAGATTATTCTGTGAAATATGGAGATCTTCAACTTTTCCTTCAAAAATTTGAACAGGTAAAAGCAACAAATCCGGCGATTAAAACGACTAAAGATTACGGCGCGGGAAAAAACCCGTTCATGGATATCTTATTTTCAGCTTTGATCTGGATCGCGATTTTAGGATTATTCTATTTCCTTCTTTTCAGAAAGATGGGGGGTGGCGGAGGCCCTGGCGGACAAATCTTCTCTATCGGTAAGTCTAAAGCTAAACTTTTCGACGAAAAAGAAAGAATTCAGGTAACATTTAAAGATGTTGCAGGATTGGAAGGAGCAAAAGAAGAAGTACAGGAAGTGGTAGACTTCTTGAAAAATTCTGAAAAATATACAAAACTGGGAGGTAAAATTCCGAAAGGAGTTCTATTAGTAGGTCCTCCGGGAACAGGGAAAACATTATTGGCTAAAGCTGTTGCAGGTGAAGCTAAGGTTCCGTTCTTCTCGCTTTCAGGTTCTGATTTTGTTGAAATGTTTGTAGGAGTAGGTGCTTCAAGAGTTAGAGATTTGTTTGCTCAGGCAAAAGCAAAATCTCCGGCAATCATCTTTATTGATGAGATTGATGCTATCGGACGTGCAAGAGGTAAAAACAATTTCTCAGGCGGAAACGACGAAAGAGAAAATACATTGAACCAACTTCTTACAGAAATGGACGGATTTGGAACAGATGTGAACGTAATCGTAATGGCTGCAACCAACAGAGCTGATATCTTAGATAAAGCCTTGATGAGAGCAGGTCGTTTTGACCGTTCTATTTATGTAGACCTTCCGGAATTACACGAAAGAAGAGAGATTTTTGATGTTCATTTGCTTAAAATTAAGCTTGATGATACAGTTGACAGAGATTTCTTAGCAAAACAAACTCCTGGATTCAGTGGAGCGGATATTGCTAACGTTTGTAACGAAGCGGCATTGATCGCAGCTAGAAATAGTCATACTTCAGTTACAAAACAGGATTTCCTTGATGCTGTAGACAGAATCATCGGAGGTCTTGAGAAGAAAAATATGGCGATCAAACCTTCAGAAAAGAAGAGAGTTGCTTATCATGAAGCTGGTCACGCTACAATCTCTTGGTTAGTAGAGCATGCAGCTCCATTGTTAAAAGTAACGATTGTACCGAGAGGACGTTCTTTAGGAGCAGCTTGGTATCTTCCTGAGGAAAGACAATTGACAACGACTGAACAGATGTTGGACGAATTATGTGCAACGTTAGGAGGTAGAGCAGCAGAGCAGGTTATTTTCAACAATATTTCAACAGGTGCATTATCTGACTTGGAAAGTGTAACGAAAAGAGCTCAGGCAATGGTTACTGTGTATGGATTAAGTCCAAATATCGGTAACATTTCTTACTACGATAGTTTAGGCCAGTCTGAATATAACTTCGGTAAACCATATTCTGAGGAAACAGCTAATAAAATTGATGTTGAGATAAAATCAATTATTGAAAATCAATATCAGAGAGCAGTTCAGATTCTTACTGAGAATAAAGATAAGCTTGATGCTTTGGCGAATAAACTTTTAGAAAAAGAAGTGATATTCCGTGAAGACCTTGAGGACATCTTCGGAAAAAGAGCATGGGATCCTGAGTTAACAGAAAGACCTGTTACAAGCACGATCGCAGCAGCGAAAGAACCGAATGAGGAAATCATTATCAAAGACAAAGAAGAGGGAAGTGAAATTCAGGCTCCAGAAAGCCCGACTCAACTTTAA
- a CDS encoding biotin--[acetyl-CoA-carboxylase] ligase, whose translation MGQLFYQKESLSTNDEISQYLLYDNSDFIGLHTFNQTRGRGQYGNTWISTAEKNLAYTLAAKAENFTLTDFLFNYYTAIAIRDFLANLTENIVKIKWPNDIILKNKKIVGILIEKKKINQSNYYIIGSGINILQEEFDDISKAGSLLTQTGIRFDLKEFTENYHKFLIERLKNIPSEQEIMDQFNENLFRKDEISVFEINGERQNGIIKYADEKGELYIDLENDGLKSFYHKEIKLLY comes from the coding sequence ATGGGTCAACTATTCTATCAAAAAGAGTCTCTTTCTACTAATGACGAAATATCTCAGTATTTACTTTATGATAATTCGGATTTTATTGGTCTTCATACTTTCAACCAGACAAGAGGTCGCGGACAGTATGGAAATACGTGGATTTCAACAGCTGAAAAAAATTTAGCTTACACTTTAGCCGCTAAAGCCGAAAATTTCACGCTTACTGATTTTTTGTTCAATTATTATACCGCAATTGCCATCAGGGATTTCCTTGCCAATTTGACTGAAAATATAGTGAAAATAAAATGGCCGAACGACATCATCCTTAAAAATAAAAAAATCGTCGGAATTTTAATTGAGAAGAAAAAAATCAACCAAAGCAATTATTATATTATTGGATCGGGTATTAATATTTTGCAGGAAGAATTTGATGACATTTCGAAGGCCGGATCACTTCTAACCCAAACTGGGATACGATTTGACTTAAAAGAATTCACGGAAAACTATCATAAATTCTTAATTGAAAGATTAAAAAACATTCCGTCTGAACAGGAAATAATGGATCAATTTAATGAAAATCTATTCCGAAAAGATGAAATTTCAGTTTTTGAAATTAATGGAGAGAGACAAAATGGCATTATAAAATATGCCGATGAAAAAGGTGAGTTATATATCGATCTTGAAAATGACGGATTAAAATCTTTTTATCATAAGGAAATAAAACTGCTTTACTGA